In Afipia sp. GAS231, a single window of DNA contains:
- the cbiB gene encoding adenosylcobinamide-phosphate synthase CbiB, giving the protein MSGASIMLLALAVDAVLGWPQTVHARIGHPVTWIGALIAALDQSFNRETSSETTRRTAGICVAISVIVLAAGIGWACASMLPGGWPGLILAAILAWPLVAARSMHDHVDAVARPLIAGDLPRARQAVSMIVGRDPSQLDTAGIARAATESLAENTSDGIVAPLFWGVIFGLPGIAAYKAINTLDSMIGHRTPRHEAFGWAAARIDDVANLIPARLTGLLFSIVSVRPRIALATMWRDAGHHRSPNAGWPEAAMAGALGIRLSGPRIYEGQLSQEPWLNGEAPDPTATDLNRALALYRRAMLLLAVGLALLALL; this is encoded by the coding sequence ATGAGCGGAGCCAGCATCATGCTGCTCGCATTGGCCGTTGACGCAGTCCTCGGCTGGCCGCAGACCGTCCACGCCCGGATCGGACATCCCGTGACGTGGATCGGCGCGCTGATCGCTGCGCTCGACCAAAGCTTCAACCGCGAAACGAGCTCCGAAACCACGCGTCGAACGGCGGGAATTTGTGTGGCGATATCAGTCATCGTGCTTGCGGCAGGCATCGGCTGGGCCTGTGCGTCGATGTTACCCGGCGGATGGCCGGGTCTGATTCTCGCCGCGATCTTGGCATGGCCGCTCGTCGCTGCGCGCTCGATGCACGACCACGTCGATGCCGTGGCGCGGCCACTGATCGCAGGCGATCTGCCAAGGGCGCGACAGGCAGTCTCGATGATCGTCGGACGCGATCCGTCGCAGCTCGACACAGCCGGAATCGCGCGCGCGGCTACCGAAAGCCTGGCCGAGAATACGTCCGACGGCATCGTGGCGCCGCTGTTCTGGGGCGTGATCTTCGGCCTGCCGGGGATTGCCGCCTACAAAGCCATCAACACGCTGGACTCCATGATCGGGCATCGCACGCCAAGACACGAAGCTTTCGGCTGGGCGGCGGCGCGCATCGACGATGTCGCCAACCTGATCCCGGCGCGGCTGACGGGCTTGTTGTTCTCTATCGTGTCGGTTCGACCGCGCATCGCGCTGGCGACGATGTGGCGCGATGCGGGCCATCACCGTTCGCCCAACGCCGGCTGGCCGGAAGCCGCAATGGCCGGCGCGCTCGGCATTCGCCTGTCCGGGCCCCGCATTTACGAAGGTCAGCTCTCGCAGGAACCCTGGCTGAACGGCGAAGCCCCCGACCCGACTGCTACGGATTTGAACCGCGCCCTTGCGCTTTATCGCCGCGCCATGCTTCTGCTGGCTGTGGGGCTCGCGCTTCTCGCGCTGCTCTGA